aTCACTGATTTAGAAAGTCACAAATGGAAATGCATCATGTGGGTATATGTACTGTCCTACCCATCCAAAGTGTTTGTGTGTAAGGACATCATAATGAAGAGAAGGTGGGATTGTTTGTTCCAGTTTTGGACTTTGCTACTCAAGGTACATTTGATGGTGGTGATTGTGCATGTGCATTTGGGAAGCATTCTCCAGCAATAATCATAAACTTTGTTATCCTACACATGTGAGGACTAACAATAATAAACTAACAGTTAAACTAATCCTTTACTAATAACAAAATGGATGAGCTGATGAAATCTTCTGAAAGAGTTGTATGAAGGAAGATGCCAATAAAATACAAGTTGCAGGTTGTGCACATGCTCAAAGTAACGCATTTTACAGAAAGCTTAATCTAGTAAGAACTAAAAGAAAGACCACAAACAatgcaccttttttttcctatcaatACATGTCTGAAGATTCTCAATTACTGATTGGAGGAGAGTGTGCTCATGCTCATCGAGCTCATTTTCATCCAACAAACAGCTATCGCGAAGCATTTCTGACAAATTCCCCATTGCCTTGAGAATTCCAGAAGTGTTCCTTCCTGTCGTGGAACAGGACCCTGAATGTGACAAATATTTAAACATGGTTGTGAATATGAAGTAAAATAAAGGATATAATAACTTGAAATACAAATCATGAGACAGGCACGATCATATAAAGCACTTTTATGGAGTTAGACTGACCTTTGACAATTTTTGATTTCCCAACTGATGAAGGGATAAAATCAGGAGCAGCAAAGTTTAGACCAGATCGCTTCACGCTATTATCTCTCAGCTCCAAACTGTGTTTCTGCTCTGCGGTGCATTTTGCTGCACATTGTTTTGCACTCTCAATCTCCTTATTGTGGGAaacttcttcctcttttttaCCAATGTCTCCAGATTTCATAGACACAGACAATTCAACATGAGATTGGGATTGGTTTTGCTTATTCTCGATAGTGTCCAAATTTTGAGATGCGGTCAGAACCTCACAATGCTGAACAGTGCTAGTGCTCTTCTTTTGGCCAGAATCAAAAGCCTCTGATTCTTGATTTATTAACTGTATCACTGACGTTTGATGAGAAAGTGAagttcctcttcctctccaacATGGTGAATCCACATAGCATTCTGATGGTTCTGTTTTCACACCATCAGCCATAGAATCGCATGGATCAGAGCCAGCAGTTGAAATATGAAGAGGCCTCGTATGGGAGACAGGGCTTGCCTCTTTGGAGCAGATCTCCGTACCAACTTCCAAAATTTGTGGAAAGGGGGCATTTTTCACAGCATCTTCGTTGGATTTACTAACATCTTTTGTCATAGATGACTTGCTTGTTAAACCACAACTGATTTTATTGGCTTCAGATATTTTATTTGGTGGGCTTTCTATCTTGACTGTTGAACATCTGCTTCCATTACTTCCCATCCCAGGGTACAAGGGATTTTTCTGGTTATGATTGGAGGCCATCATGACTGAAGGATATGAAAATACCACAGAAGTAGAACAAATCGAGGATGGATAAGCTGCATCGCTGCCAATTTCTGGCCATTCCCTCGGCTGACTTGCGTTCGCTCCACATGTGGAGGCTGGTAAAACTGTGTCAAATGATTGTGTTTGAAAGCAAGATGTTgctgacgacgatgatggatgAGCATCTCCTAAAATTTTATTATCTAATCCATGCACCACAATGCTACCATCCATCGACCTAGAAACATCACCTAAGCATCCAAGAACAAACGTGAAATCAATGCCATGATGCATACTCCCTCCCgttccataattcttgacgttttggacaatgacacaatctccaaaatatatctttgattttatttttctattataatatatacaataaataaatgcatgtttacttttcttATAGTACtttgaaagataaatctataaatgttgttcctttaaactaaatactttTAAAGTTATTAACAACCAAAGTTACAAAAGTTTAACTTTAAACTTGTCtaaaacgtcaagaattatggaacTGGAGGGAGCAAGTAATACTAACTGAAAATAAGATAGGATAATCGCATGAAATCAGACTGCGGCGCAAATAGCCCCAAATAAACATCCACATTATTGCGCCAATGATTTGATACTCAATGAACAAACTCATCTCTCAGATGAAACCGAGAGAGTAAGTAAATTCAAAAGTGCAGAACAATAACACAAATTTTGATGATCGCCGATCGGTTTCAGGTACTACTTAATCTCAACTAAATTCTACCAACTGAAAATCGAAAAACCTCACTCCTCACACACTTGACGCGAATGAACCACACACAAAGACCGGATCCTTCGgaaagccccccccccccccccccccccgcgcacCAAATCGACGGTGCCGATCATCAGGGAGCGGAAGAACACGCCGTACCAGCCGAAGAACGCGCGGTGGCGGGGCATGAGAGACAATCAAGAAGagggtagaggaggaggaggaggaggagggcaggtTGTTACCATCTTGGAGAGGGGCGCGGGCCGGGCGGACGGGGAGGGCGAAGGGAGCCGCGTGCGGGGAGAGGGTGGAGGACGAGGCGGAttgaatggcggcggcggcggtggaggaggaggtcatCTCCGGTGAGGTCGCTGGTGGGGTTTGGTGGGGCGGCGGAGAGTGGCAAGAGTCGTAAATAACGAGGAAGTTGGAGGGGCAGCTATGACCATTTTTATATGAGATTATCGTTCGCTTTGAGCCTTTAAATCTCTCCGTTTTCCAATGCAAAGCTTCTGAGAGAAGGATTTGGTTTGGGAAATCTGGAaaggattttgttttttttttccaaatgttTGGAGAAAGacattctccttttttttttgaaaaaaaggaaTTGTTTGGACAAAGAAATTCTTGTGGCAATGTGCAGAGATGCGTCAAGCAATTGTttaaaaagttgttttttttttgttggtgttCTGTTTTTTCATGAGACTTGTTTTGAAAGAACTGTTCAAAGTCAACGGGACCGAGTTCTGCTTCCGAATATATAAATAGGGTGTGTTCAGTTCAcgataaaattaaaagtttggttgaaattggaacgatgtgacggaaaagttagaagtttgtgtgtgtaaaaaagttttgatgtgatgaaaaagttgaaagtttgaagaaaaattttgcagCTAAACAAGGCCCTAGTATGGTGTTATCTGTCTAAAATTCTGATGTTGCCATGTTGGACAATGAATATTTGATTACCGTCTCTTTTTAGAAACTTTCCGTATAAAAGTTCTTTAAaaagataataaattaattaatttttaagtttatggTAGTAATTCATCTCAATTAACGTGCATCCTTAATGAAAAGTTAAAACACCATAGCTGTATCTATGATCCAGAGCTgaataaagaaaaaagataTGGCAGTTAATACacatggccgagtttagttctaaactatttctttaaacttctaactttttcatcacatcaaaactttcctacatacacaaacttctaactttttcgtcacatcgttctaatttcaatcaaacttttaattttggtgtgaaacACTGAGATTTGTCGCGTGTTGACTACGACTAATTTGGGcaacaaaacaataaattttTCTAGGGAGTTAAAGAAATGATCAGTATCAGGCCGTGGTAGGCCCGATACTGATTGGTGGCCCAGATGAGTGGACGCACGGCACGATAGG
The Oryza glaberrima chromosome 8, OglaRS2, whole genome shotgun sequence DNA segment above includes these coding regions:
- the LOC127783312 gene encoding uncharacterized protein LOC127783312; amino-acid sequence: MTSSSTAAAAIQSASSSTLSPHAAPFALPVRPARAPLQDGDVSRSMDGSIVVHGLDNKILGDAHPSSSSATSCFQTQSFDTVLPASTCGANASQPREWPEIGSDAAYPSSICSTSVVFSYPSVMMASNHNQKNPLYPGMGSNGSRCSTVKIESPPNKISEANKISCGLTSKSSMTKDVSKSNEDAVKNAPFPQILEVGTEICSKEASPVSHTRPLHISTAGSDPCDSMADGVKTEPSECYVDSPCWRGRGTSLSHQTSVIQLINQESEAFDSGQKKSTSTVQHCEVLTASQNLDTIENKQNQSQSHVELSVSMKSGDIGKKEEEVSHNKEIESAKQCAAKCTAEQKHSLELRDNSVKRSGLNFAAPDFIPSSVGKSKIVKGSCSTTGRNTSGILKAMGNLSEMLRDSCLLDENELDEHEHTLLQSVIENLQTCIDRKKKGPINDDGSNKAGLRAPHSQSAVLKSYAGDYRGSCTTNGGNGITVNKSVGPTRVLSDFGKNSLTWSQPSFNNIPRMISCEEDHSQILIYKNLWIDAERTNCELKYLLKQNRIKIVQESSMAHIGGPRNPSFQACNLGAGPSNSYGAAISYPPTLSFPKGDSTEETSRARNTDLLYTGDCIRLGDNSVPSCSASTISHPTRPNNFQGDLLTGLEETGLHHHAQPVPQLAPSRVHREPRISTMDEASGHSCFTGADGILSGNSEYGLSSDWEHVLKEEIGWS